The proteins below come from a single Accipiter gentilis chromosome W, bAccGen1.1, whole genome shotgun sequence genomic window:
- the LOC126035350 gene encoding uncharacterized protein LOC126035350 has translation MLPQLSKELQRNTRPVRHPWSSVLTVANVDTLGANVQVLLTVSAATSVRKITIPPRIQEEGKLYTDCEGPSRNDTNARGLSCQPSGSLATTRSATAGSSGVDVETAVNIKGPLGFGLSAFLMGQSSTALEGILVLPGLIDADYCGTVKIMIHVLIPPVSIPKGTRIAQLVPFRSCVPNPGEVQRGDGGFGSTGKPQVYFAMDTTRGKPEKAERTQQSTGIMVMYKDPESGKWCGSAEVKLTGRSRLSGSSHGFALMLDPELSQWRLARHRRVLKPLIRQILTNRVLLADTESFREVFRTACLIVYRTCFR, from the exons atgctgccacagctctccaaggagctacaaagaaacacaaggccagtaagacacccttggtcaagtgttctaactgtggcaaacgtggacacattaggagcaaatgtacaggtactgttaacagtaagtgctgcaacaagtgtaagaaagataaccataccaccaagaatacaggaagaagggaaactttacaccgactgcgaaggcccctcgcgcaacgacacgaatgcaaggggcttgagctgccagccctcaggcagcctcgcaaccaccagatccgccaccgcaggaagctccggagtggatgtggaaaccgcagtcaacataaagggaccattggggtttggacttagtgcatttttaatggggcaatcttcaacagctctagaaggaattctggtgctcccagggcttattgatgcagattattgtgggactgtgaaaattatgattcatgttttaatccctcctgtttctattcctaaaggtaccagaatagcacaattagttccattcaggtcgtgtgttccgaacccaggtgaagtacaacgtggagatggtggattcggctccacagggaaaccgcaggtatactttgccatggacacaacaagaggtaaaccagaaaag gcagaaaggacgcaacaaagtacaggaatcatggtaatgtataaggacccagaatccgggaaatggtgcggatcagcagaagtaaaacttactgggagatcccggctaagtgggtcaagccatggcttcgcactgatgctggacccggaattgtcccaatggcgactggcacggcaccggcgggtgctgaagccactgatccgacagattctaactaatagagtattactagcggacactgagtccttcagagaggtttttagaacagcgtgccttattgtatatagaacttgctttaggtaa